The proteins below come from a single Triticum aestivum cultivar Chinese Spring chromosome 5D, IWGSC CS RefSeq v2.1, whole genome shotgun sequence genomic window:
- the LOC123125061 gene encoding cytochrome b561 and DOMON domain-containing protein At4g12980, protein MAMLVLALLPLLATSASAAGGCAAEASLSSPNGNAYAACSDLPRLGATVHWTYDGAAGSLSVAFVAAPAAPGGWVAWGLNPFGEGMAGAQALLAAPSSSSGAWAVRTYNISGYALGAPGPIAFPATGLAAELGADGRVRVSGTLSVGQGAAVLNQVWQVGSAVSGDGIPAPHAMGGDNLAAKAKLDLVRQTTSSSDSGGSGLARERNIHGILNAVSWGLLLPMGAIFARYLKTFRSADPAWFYLHVTCQIIGYGVGVAGWATGINLGNASNGVTYGLHRSIGIAAFALATLQVFALFLRPRKDHKCRVYWNAYHHAVGYAVIILGIFNVFKGMAILGVEQRWRTAYVAAVWVLGAVAVTLEAVTWSVVIRRREAEQHGKTFHGAA, encoded by the exons ATGGCCATGCTCGTGCTGGCGCTGCTGCCCCTGCTCGCCACGTCGGCGTCCGCGGCGGGCGGCTGCGCGGCCGAGGCGTCATTGTCGTCGCCCAACGGAAACGCCTACGCGGCCTGCAGCGACCTGCCCCGCCTGGGCGCGACGGTGCACTGGACCTACGACGGCGCCGCGGGGTCCCTCTCCGTCGCGTTCGTCGCCGCGCCGGCCGCCCCGGGCGGGTGGGTGGCGTGGGGGCTCAACCCGTTCGGCGAAGGCATGGCCGGGGCGCAGGCGCTCCTCGCCGCGCCTTCTTCCTCGTCCGGCGCGTGGGCCGTCCGGACGTACAACATCTCCGGGTACGCGCTCGGCGCGCCGGGGCCCATCGCGTTCCCCGCGACCGGCCTCGCCGCGGAGCTCGGCGCCGACGGCCGCGTCAGGGTCTCCGGGACGCTGAGCGTGGGCCAGGGCGCGGCCGTTCTGAACCAGGTGTGGCAGGTCGGGTCCGCGGTCTCCGGGGACGGCATTCCCGCGCCGCACGCCATGGGCGGCGACAACCTCGCCGCCAAGGCGAAGCTGGATCTGGTCAGGCAGACCACCAGCTCCTCCGACTCCGGCGGCAGCGGCCTCGCCAGGGAGCGCAAT ATCCATGGTATCCTCAACGCCGTGAGCTGGGGCCTGCTGCTGCCCATGGGAGCCATCTTCGCGAGGTACCTCAAGACGTTCAGGTCGGCGGACCCCGCGTGGTTCTACCTCCACGTGACCTGCCAGATCATCGGGTACGGCGTCGGGGTCGCCGGCTGGGCCACCGGCATCAACCTCGGCAACGCGTCCAACGGCGTCACCTACGGTCTCCACCGCAGCATCGGCATCGCCGCCTTCGCCCTCGCCACCCTACAA GTATTTGCGCTGTTCCTGAGGCCGAGGAAGGATCACAAGTGCCGCGTGTACTGGAACGCGTACCACCACGCGGTGGGCTACGCCGTCATCATCCTCGGGATCTTCAACGTCTTCAAGGGCATGGCCATCCTGGGCGTGGAGCAGCGGTGGAGGACAGCCTACGTCGCGGCCGTCTGGGTGCTCGGCGCGGTGGCGGTGACGCTGGAGGCGGTCACGTGGAGCGTGGTCATCAGGCGCCGCGAGGCCGAGCAGCACGGCAAGACCTTCCACGGCGCCGCCTAA